From the genome of Pseudanabaena sp. PCC 7367:
AAAGAAAAATGGCCGGGGGGACACCCGACCGCTCAAAGCTTTGAATCATATGTCATTTACTAGCTAATTATCAAAAGAGATCTGACTAACTAAGCAGAAGACATCGATAAGGAGATGGACAAGCAAGATGACTAACTCAAAACTTTGATGTACTTAAGACTGGCAATTACATTATGGGTTTAAGCCAGCTAAAAGTCAGTAAGTTTTGGTGGGGCATGAAGTGGGCTAAAAAGTAGGCCAGTAGTAGGTTAAAAGTAGGCTGAAAGTGGGTTTGTGGGTTTGTGGGTTTTTTAAAATGCTCATAAAGAAAAACGGCCGGGGGGACACCCGACCGAGCAGAGTTTTAAATTTTGCGTCACTCACTTAACTAACTATCAAAGGAGATCTAACTAATTAAGCAGAAGACATCGATAAGGAGATGGACAAGCAAGATCACAAACTCAAAACCCTTGATGTACTTAAGACTGGCAATTACATTATGGGTTTAAGCCAGCTAGAAGTCAGTAAGTTTTAGTGGGGCATGAAGTGGGCTAAAAAGTAGGCCAGTAGTAGGTCAAGAGTAAGCCAAAAGTGGGATTGCCTATTACGTGATTACGGCTAGATTGCTGCTAGAGCATCACAATCGCCACTGCTATCTATACATTATTTATACGTTATCTATGCATTGAAGCAGCATTAAGGCAGGCAGTTCGTTATTTAAATAGCCAGCTAGCTCTACTCAATATCAAATCCTAAATAGCTCTACATTCAGCTAACCATTCTTAACAACCATAAGCATACCTAAATCTAAACACCTATGGGCTCTCTAACTATTTCCCTTGGCGGTCTCAGCCTCACGATCGATAAGTTTGTAGGCGATCGGCAAATCCGCCAGCGTCTCGCCCCTGTCACCCTCGATCGCACCGCCTACGGCACTCTGGTGGTTCCTGGCACTAGCTATGAACTACCCCACCAATGGCAGGGCAAAGCAATTTTGAATCCAGCACAATTTGAAACCTGGCGCTTAATCTGGGCGCTCGCCGACTATAACCAACGCACCAGCGGTACTGGTTATCGCCTGACAATCGATGACACCACCCGCCCCTTCGAGGAAGTAGGCAATCAGAGCCGTGAGAAGGTGTTAGGCACTAATGTAACTATGAGCGATGGGCTCACTATCTATTTTGCGCGGTTCCGTGGCGTATTTGCCACCAGCGAGCCAGAATACACCGATCATGGTAACCAGGTCGAAGTTGACTTTACGATCTGGGAAGATGGCATATTTGCATTTGTTGCCTAAACCCCCCTTAGACCCTAAAAACCAGCGATTTTGCGGATGACACAACCCTGAAGTCCGAGCTATCAAGTACCTAAGGCATTTTTAGGGAATTCAGGGAATATAAGTATAGTGCTTAAAAAATTATCATCGATCGCTTTAGCTGGGGGGCTAAGCGCTGGCTTATTAGCAGCCGCTCCCACTGCCGAAGCTGCCTCAGTTTTGTTCATGTTTAGTGGCAACGGCCGCACCGTTAATGGTGTCCTCAATGGCCTCGATCGCGGTGACATGGCTGTGCAGCCCACGATTACCAATGTTACTACCACTGGCTTCTCTACCAATCTGATGAACGCCAATTTTGGTACTGCAAATGCAACTTTTGATGTTGATACTTTCACTGGTGCGGTCACGGTTGCCAGCGGTAACAACAATCTCTTGATGTCTGGTACGGAAATATGGTTGCTCTCCTTTATCCCTTCCGTTGATGCAAACATGCAATGTCTGTTTGGTACTTGCACTGTTCCCGCAGGTGATGTCATTGGGACTGGATTCGTCACGGCTACGATCACTCCAGTGCCGTTTAGCTTTCATTCCACGCTGGGCTTGACGCTGCTGGGTCTGGCATTTGCTGGGCACTATGCCTACAAGCGCAACCGCACGATCGCTCCAGTGCAAGCAACCGCACAGCCCGCCATCGAAGTTTAAGCTAACTAGTTCCATTCTCAATTCTGGTTACTTTTGGTTACTTGGTTATTGCTAGCATTATTTTGACTCAAGCTGCTGTATTTGATTCCCCGCCCATCTCAATAAATCAATAAAAATCAATAACAGATATCAAACAATATCAAACATTAAAGGACTCGTGCCGGTGGATATGCCAGCGAGTCTTTTTTGGTGGCTTAGGGTTATTTTATGGTTATTAAAGCTAGATTGTAGTTTGCTTTGATCTCCATAAAAAATCACCAGACAGCATCCCTAGTGGTGATCCACTAACCAATGCGATCTGGCAATTAATAAATTAGTTATTGCCTGGCGATATCTAGATTTAATTAGTTTATTTATTTAGTTAGAAACGACAATCGGATTGCTGGCGATCGCTTCTAGCTCCACCTGCTGCGCGCCTAACAACGATTGCCACAATTGCTCCGCACCAGCACCGTGATCATTGCGATTCAACTGGGCTAGAATTGCCGCTGCTTCATACCAAATGCCATCCTGGGCATAGAGTTGAGCCTGCTGGGCTAGCGTAGCTTGAGCCAATTGACTAGCCAGACTGGCGCTCAGTTCAACCCGCTCGATCGCTCCTTGCACAACGATGTCACGCGATCGCTTATTTTGATTGCAGATCAACGCCACTGACCAGGCATAGGACTGATCTAGTTGCAGCATGGGAGATTCGGCGGGGAGACTGTAGCTGATGATGCCAGCTTCACCATTAAGTTGATTGTTCAGGTCGATCGTCTGGCGATAGACACCAGTTTGGGGTTCGCCCAGCTCATTCTCCACATTGGCAAAGAGTCGGAATTCAACCTGCTGTGCTTTGGTTTTAGGCACATAAAACATGAAGGTAGGTCTGGCTTGGGCAGTGAGGGCTGGCGTGACCGCAGGCAGAATGAGGGTGAGATTATCTGCAGAATCAGCAGACTCTGAAAAATCAGAGGAAGTGACCTCGCTGGTAAGACAACTACCACGAGTACCAGCCCCAGAGGTATTGACTGGTTTATCTTTGCCAGGCCGGGGGGCAAAGGTAACGGTGAGGGGGAGCGATTTAGCGCTGGATTTTAGATTTGGCTCTAGGTTGCCTTGAACATTGTTGATTTTAGCGGCGGCATTGGCAACTTGCCGATCGCCAGAGGGCTCAAAACTCAACGCACTACCTGCCATACTTGTCATACTCAGGGTAGCGATCGTAATTCCGACTAGACTAATTAATGATTTAGATACTCGCATAGCTCTTTAAGATTCTTGATTTTATTTGCAATAACTGGATGAGTTAATCCAAAAAAATGATTGCCAGCAAAAAATAACTAGTTAATCTTGATGGATCACTCAAAGTTGCCGTCCTAAGTACATCAAGTATCTTAATTAGTCAGATCTCAAAAATATTTACTTTTGCCACGCTATCCCAAGCGCAAATATATCAGATAAATATGCCTAGATTAAACAGTTTTGAAAACTATTTATAGCTTGCCTAAGCTCCTATTATAGCTTAACTAGATCGCCAAAAGGTATGCTATTTAGCATTTCTACAATTATCAACTACTTAGCTCCTAGATTCAATCTAGCTGTATACATATTTGATATTTGTTTGGTTTGGGTATTTAGTTCTAAATTTGCGATCGCCTGGATTTAAGCCAATCCCGATGCGACTAACCTAATGAAAAAACCCCACCATTTATGGCAGGGGTAAATTAGATAGGAGATTTGTGAGAGTAGTATCAATATGAAGCGATGAATTAAGCTATTAAGCTATTCGGCTACCCATTTGAGCACCAGTTTGCCATCCTTGCGCACCATGCGGGGAGAGAGGCGGGGATGCTCGGCTTTTTTGTTGCGGCGGAGCGTGGTTCTGGCTTCGGCGTTGGAGATGGCGATGTTGTTAGTCATGGTTTGAATCCTTTTGTTGTGATGATGTTCTTGAGTGCGGAGCAGGTTTGAATGTTTAATATTTAGAACTATATTTAGAACTGAATATTTGAATTAAGACCAGGCTGGCTGGGTTTGGTTCCGGTGTGGTGGTTAACTTTGGTTAACTCCTGACAGTTAATAATTTAGCCGATCGGATTAGCCCGATCGGTGATGGGGGTTTTAGCAACTTGGTGATTATTGAGGCACTCTTTTGTGCTTTAGATCACATTTTGTTGTTATGTCTGAGCCAACTGCTCGGTGAATCCTTGGTGCTCTGGTGTAGCCATACCCTGCTGCAACACTGCTAGCACCTTGGCAAAATCGCCAGTTAATAACGCCTTTTTGTCAAGCCAGAGTCCAGGGAAAATCTTTGAACAAATAATCCCTTCTGAATTAGCTGGGATCTGGGCATATTTCCCATCCCGTAGCCGAAACCAATCGAAGGTATTGTCGTAAATCTGCCAGACTAAATATTCTTGCACTTGATTACGTTGATAGGCTTCCAGTTTGCTATGCATGTCGATCGCGGCGCTGCTGGCGGCTACTTCGACGATTAGTTCCGGTGCGCCGACCACATAGTCATCCTCACTGATTGTTGCTTGTCCGCCCTGCTCAATCATCAGCAATCCATCGGGCTGGGGTTCGTTGTCTGGATCGAGCTGAACGGTAGTGTTGTCGGCAAACAATACACCAGGTGTGGCGATCTGATATGTGCCTAGCCAGGTCATAATTACGCCGTGGGGATAACCATGACTTTTTACTCTAAGCGGTGAGGCCATGTAAACAATTCCTTCGATTAATTCGGCTTTTTTGACCTGGGGCATGGCACTGTAGCGGCGCTCGAATTCATCCCGCGAGAGCCGATCGCCGTTTTCGAGGGGGGGTGGTTGTAGGGTGGGTTGAACTATGTTTTGGGCGGCCATGATTTGCACCGGGGCGATCGTTGATTGGGTCTGGTTTTATTCTACTGGAGGGGAAATGGAACAGGTAAAAGCGACCTAATGTAATCTATATCGTGGATTTATCAAGACCTGTCTGTGTTGATAATTTCCTAACTTAAACCAGATCACTCCTTTCAAAAATCTAGTTTCTGGTAATTCAAATACAGAATCACTCCAGTCGTAACCTTCCCTTATAGTTTCTCTTGTTTTTATATTAAAAGTTACTTTATATCCATCAGATAAAGATGATTGAATAACAAAATCGTTAGCAATCCTAAAGTCATTCATCTCTATAACTGCAAAGTTTTCGCGGTCTTTTGAAAATTGCTTTTGCTTTTTTGCCTTTCTCAATAACTTTTGTCTAATTGAAGACTTTGCTTCTTGTGTATGGGTTTGAATATCCCAAACACCATTCTCATCTTCTTTAGGGTCTGGCATAATGCAAAAAATTTCAAGGTAAAATCTTGAGCCATCACATCGTTCAATAATGAGGTCACATTCTTTAGTCTCTATATCAATTGAATGAATTAAACCCTCTTTGATTAAATAGATGTAATAGTGATATACAATGACCTCTGATATTATGGATTCACACTGTTTAATGTCTCTCTGATATTGCTTTATTTCTTTCGCAAAGTGCTTTGCATGCTCCTCTCTGTGATTTTGTATCGCATTAAAATAGTGAAGATAGTTTAAGTAATTCCTATTGCAATTAATTGGGAGAGATTTATCTTTATTGAGGTAATAACATTCCCGACATTTCTGCATATATTCTGTTTTAAGTAGATCAGGATCAAAAAAGGATTGTTCGACCTGTTTCACCTCATCCCAGCTTTGAATATCCATCCAGAACTCTGCTCCTTTAATTTAAAATACCTATTGGCTTAGTGAATATAATGCGGATTAAAACATAGATTAACATATGCCGATCGCCATCGACTACCACCACCTCATCACGATCGAACCAGGCAAACGCAGCGGCAAACCCTGTATCAGGGGAATGCGAATCACTGTGCAAGATATCCTTGAATATTTGGCAGGTGGCATGACCGAAGCCGAAATCCTGGCAGACTTCTCAGAGCTAACCGCTGAGGATATTACAGCCTGCTTAGATTTTACGAATTCTAATTAAGCCTAGATTAATTTAAATCAGGATACCGATCGATTCGTTGCTTACTCCTTTCAAAGCACTCCGTCGGGTCTTCGCCATCCCACATCGCCAACCAAGCAGCTAAGATTTCATCGATCAACTGCGATTGGTTGATATCGCGGTTATCGGTCAGCCGAAACTTATCTTCCACCGCATTCAGCCGCAGCATAATTTGCCGATCGAGATAACGGGTCACGGCAATATAATCCGCATGACCACGACGGGTCACCTTCTTGGGTGGGGCGAGCGGATCAACCGTAGGAGCCTTCGCGCCTTTGGGAGTGCTGGTGGATTTGGCACTAGTGCCCGGTTTCTTGGTGGTGCGGGTCTTGCTCTGAGTTTTAGGGGTTTTGGTGGTCTTCGGGGCAACAGGAACAGGTTCCGCCACCACCTCGATCGCATCCTCCAATGCTTCATTCTCCGCACCCAAATTCGGCTTTAGCCCTGCAAACTTACTCTTAGCCATCGATAATTTCGCTCCCTATAGATTGATAATCACGCCATGCCATATTCGCCCGGCGATCGCTGACTTTGTTCACCAGCGCTCCCGCCAACTCTGCTTTTTGATACACCGCCATGCGCCGAATTTCCCCGGCAAAAACAGGTAATTTCAACTCCTGCAATCGCTCCCTGGCATCCTTCCCATCGGTCGAAGGGTAGGGCGGAATCAGGGTTAATAAAATCTTGAAGTTCTGACAATTGATACTATTCAATGCATCCAAAGTTAAAAATGTCGCATCCAGCGCCATCGCCGTGGGGGGAGTGGGCACAATCACCAGATCGCTGACATCGGCCAGGGCTCCCAGGTCTTCGGGGTTTGGGCGAGCCTGAGTATCAATCACCAGATGCTCATAGTTCCGCGCATACTTGGCGGCGGCCTTCTCATCCACGACTGGATAGGGCAACTCACCCCGCTTCGCCCATTTGGTGGCACTGCGGTTGCGATCGCCATCGATCAATGCCGTGGCATTTTGTCCGGCCAGGTAGGCGGCCAGGTGGATCGCGCTGAGGGTCTTGCCAACCCCTCCTTTATAGCTGAGCAGGGTCACAATCATGGCATTTTTGCCTCATGACTAAGTGAGTAATTTAGGCAATCGGGGCAATTGGTTGAGCTAGTATAAAAGATAAATGCACAATAATTATTTTGCTCTTGATAGCATAGCAGCATTTTAGCGGGTTGAAGCATTAAATTGCTAAGTTTTTAGCTTGCTGAATGGTTAACCAGATCGATCGATTGTTCTTTTTAAATTGGTTCAAAGTATCCTGATTGTTGACGTTGCGGTTTTAGTTATGGCGATCGCAATTAATTAACTTAATCAATTTAAACCTCGTTCCGATTTATGATTTAATGGGCGATCCCGCCATCATCTTCGATCCAATGGAATTTGACCAACGTGGCACTGGGTTCCCGCGCGTGCTGGATGGGCGCATCGATATTGGCGCAACAGAATTACCCAACCTCAGTGCCTTGCTTCTAGATATTGATGGCAATGGCGTATTCTCAGGTTCGACTGACGGGATATTAATAACTAGATTTGGGTTTGGTTTTACCGGGAGTACCTTAATTAATGGTGCTGTGGCGGCCGATTTAGCTTTTATTAAGCGAAAGTAGCCATTCCATAATCTTCATATATGAACTATTATTCAGTTGCTTCAAGATGAAGTCCGTCACAATCAGCTTTTTGTAAAGTTAAATGATTAAGATCTAAGCGATGAGGATGAAAAAACTGAGCTTCGATCGAGGTGACCAAAGCCCAGCCGCAAGACCCTTAACTGGGTTTGAGTTTATTTAGTTGTGTTGATTAGATTAGCGATATTAGCCAGTTCCTAGTTAGCCTTGATTACTCCCTGAGATCGGGGGCATGGGAGGCATAGGAGGGACAGAAGGAGCAGAGGATTGAATAACCGTTGGGGTTGATGTTGTTGATTCTGCCTTGGTTTCGCCTACCTCTGGTTCATCTTCCTGGACTTCGATTTCCACCGGCTCAGCCCTACTCCCACTATTAGCTGCATTACTATCATTGCTGGTGATCAGCTTACCGACCTGGCCAATGATTTCACCCAGCTTGCCATCTTCGAGCAAAGTATTAATCAAAGATAGGCCACTAGTAGAGAGCAATAGCTGGTTAATATCCTGCGCCCCATTGCCATTGGCACCAGGGAAGGAATAGACTCTGGCATCGCCCAGCACGCCAGCTTGAGGAGCCAAAGATTTCATGATTTCAGGCAACTGGAGCACCAACTGTGGCCAGATTGCTTTAATCAAATCAGCGGTGATATTGGCACTGCTAGTCACATTCTTGGCTTCGACTTTGGCTTGGAGCCCTTCCGCCTCGGCCAAGGATTTAAACCGATTGGCGATCGCCAGGGTGCGAATGGATTCCGCTTCCAGTTCGGCAGCCTGTTGGGCAATTTCCGCTTGATGGCGACGGCGATAGGCTTCGATTTCAATCACGTTTTGATCGCGTACCCGAATTTGTTGGGCTTCTTGTTTGGCGGCAATGATCGCCAGGCGTTGGATGCGTTCTGCTTTCTCCAATTCCGAAGCTGTGATAACTGCCGCTTCTGCCGTGGCCTTTTCTGCTTCGGCTTCAAAGCTTTCGCGTTGTTTGTTGGCCACCGCGATCGCCACGTCTTCTTGGGCAAGCTTGGCTTTCCGTTCCGATTCGGCCAATTGTACCTGGGCTTCCATCCGACCGGAATCAACGGCCTTTTGGCGCAGGATTTCGGCGATTTCCGCTTCCCGTTGTTGCAGGGCTTGGGCAACTTTCAGCTTTTTGTTGCGTTCTTCCAGGGCAATATTAGCGTCAATCTTGCTTTGTTGCACTGCCAAGCCTTTACGGATTTTTTCTTCTTCCACCAGTTGATCCTGGGCGATCTTGGTGCGCTCCGCCGAAGACGATTCAATGTCTTTGGCTTCTTGGATTTCCCGTTCCCGTTGGGCTTTGAGGGCTTCCACTTGCAGCCGTTGCTCCAGGGTGGCAACTTCTTGTTCCTGGGTGATTTGCAATGATTGCTTTTCGGCTTCCAGTTCCCGCTGTTGGATCGCCACTTGGGTAGCCAATTCTACTTCTCTGGTTTCCTTCATTGTGGCCAATTCAACTTCGGTTTTTTGCTTAATCGATCGTTGAATCGTTTCGGTGCGCAGCCGTACACCCTGGGCATCAAAGAAGTTGTTGGTATCATAGGTGTCGCTTTCTTGGATTTCAGAAATAGCGATGTTATTCAATGTCAAACCCACCTTGCGTAAGTCCTGCTGCATCAGATTCAGGACTTCTTGGGCAAAGCCGAGCTTATCGGAATCGATCTCAGCAATATTCTTTTTCTTGGCGGCGGCACGAATCGCATCATCAGCCCGTTTTTCGAGGGCATCAGTGATATTCGCGGGGGTGATTTTGCCCTCTTGCGATAGCCGGGCGGCCGCAGTTAAGACATCTTCCCGATTTTGGTTGATGCAAACATACAGGGTCACCCGCATATCAGCACGCAGATAGTCCTGAGTCCTTACGGCCAGGCGACCAGTCCGCACCACATCGATCGAGATTTCGCGCAAAGGCACGCGGGTCAGCTCATCAATGCCAGGAATCACTAAGCAACCACCAAATAGATAAACCTCCTTCTTCTTCTTGAGAATGCCCCCGGTTTTGACGAATGCTTCGTTGTTGGGGGTGATTTTATACAGCCGTAAATAGACGGAAATAGCAGCAATGATGATGATGAGCGCCACCGCACAGACCGCTGCGATCAAGAGCAGGTAATCGGATTTGAGACTTTGCAAATTCACGAATGCAGGCTTGGTCACGATCGGATTCACCTTGGTGAGCGCTGGCCGCCCAACTTTGCTAACCCGACTGGCGATCGCCATAGTTTCAACCACAGGCGCGGCGGATTTCAGCGTACCGATTCTTGCCATATTCGGCTGCAAACTGGTCGCAGTAGTAGCACTCACAAACACAGACAGAACAGATGGAAGCCACTTAATAGCCATGATTTTTGATGCTCTAATTGCGAGCAAATAAGAATAATTAACAATGGAAAAATTTGAAAAATTGGCAGCTAATAGCTGACCCAGTTGGCATCGATGGGTGTGGTTAGCCAAAAGTTTTGATTAGGTTCCTTTGCCGTTCCAGCTATGATTAGCCATCGTCAGATATCACATACATATGGATATTGCTGGGTTGACAGACTACTAGCTAAAGAATGATGAGCGAGAAATATTTACTTCACGTCCGTTGTACTCAACTCAATTAAGGAAATAAGAAATAAGATTCAATCACACTTTTAATCACGATCGCGGCGTTGCCGGTGATAGGTCAGCCAGCTATCTTGATCGACTCCCCCAGCAGTGATCACCTGGTAGCAATCGTGGTCATGCTTGATTACCAATACCGCATCACCCAACTTGGGTTTAATGCCAGCCCAATCCGGTAGCATTGCTGTCACCGTCACCAGATTGCCATTGGCATCGCGTACATCGATTTGACCAAGCCGATCGCTGGTAATTGTGGCCGAACTGACCGTACCCACTCGCCCCAGGATGCGATCGCTACTGCTATCTTCGCTAGAGCTAGCAAAGGCGCGACCCAGGGGGCGGGAAATTACACTACCGAGCAAGAGGGCAATAATCACCGAGGTGAGAAAAACAATGCCAGCCAAAAGTCCGGTAGGAATGCGTCCGGTCAGATTGCCAATAATTACGTTTTGAATCCAACCCAGTAGACCGACCAGGCTAAAATCAGTGGCTAGTAACAATAGCAGGGGCACTTTACCAATCCCCAGCCAGCGCAGCAATGCTAAAGCATCAAAGCCATTATTTGGATCTATATCGGTATCTGGATCAAGATCTGCCTCTAAATCTAAATCAGGGATATCACCCATGTCTAGATTCGCGCCAATATCAACATCGGCATCTAGATCTGCGTCTAAATCATCATCGCCACCGGCAAAAATGGCCAGACTGAATAGGGCAAGACCCATACCGAGGAACAGCCAATAGGCTAAATTTTCGATCGCAAATAGCATAATTATTAGCATCGATCGGCCACTAGACAGAACCTTACAATCTTCTGGTTAATCGCCACTATCTTTATATATATATGTGGCTGTGTTTCCCAGCAGTTGTATGTTCAAGCCGTCGATCGCTTTCATCACATTCTACTCACATTTCGCCGCCAAATAGGTTCACCGTGATACAAATTAATCTAATTTTCACCGACTTAAGATGTATGAGTTAAAAATAATATTTTATAGAATAAATTATTGGCAAAATGGCTGGTTGAAAAGTTGCCTTGTTGAATTGCTAACAACTTAAATATTTGAAGATTTAACCTGCTGAGTTTTAAGCTGGTTGAAATGTTAACAGTTTAGCAAGGTGAAATGCTAGCAGTTTGCCCAGCCCAAGCTAATTATCCCGAAACTTAACAGCTTGTTTTAATAAACGTTCTACAATATGGAGAAGCGATCGGTTGAGATGATCTGGTTAGTTGGGTTGAGCAATAGTAATTTGTGATGATAATGAATTGGCGGCAGGTTGTTTTATTCGTCTGTGGGTTGGTGTTTAGCTTGGCGCTCAGCCTGGGAATTAATCATTTCAACTTTGGCGTGGATCAGCTTTGGGCGCAAGGAATAACTGAGCCTGAATCTGGGCTAGATCCCGAACTTAGCTCACCGCCAACCTTGCCTACATCGGCTCATGCCTTTACCTCCGCCAACCTTAATCAAAATAATATTCACGCTGAAATCATTGAAATTAAATCCGATCCGACAAATCTTTCCCATCTTCTCAGGCATGCCCAAATATGGCGTAATCAAGGGCTCTATCGTGATGAGATTTATTTCTGGCGATCGACTCTAGATGGACTCAATCCCGCCGCGCAATCGATCGCCCATGCCCATATGGCTATGGCATTTAATGAATTAGGGGAATGGCAAACAGCAAATGAACAAATTCAAACCAGTTTACAGCTCATTAATGATCCAGATGTCGTAAAAGAGATTAAGCGATCAGAGCTAGCGATCGCCAGGTCGCAAATTTTGAACACCCAGGGCACATTGCAACTTGCCCAGGGGAAACCAGAAGTGGCAATGGAAACCTGGAAAGAATCGGAAGCACTCTATCGTAGTGCGAATGATCAATTGGGAATTGCGATCACCACCATTAATCAAGCTAAAGCATTGCAAACAATGGGGCTCTATCGTCGTGCTAGCAATAGGCTGAATCAGGTAAAAGAATTTGCTGATGCAGATTTAGCCCAGTTCGCCGATCAGTCCTTACCAGAACTTACGGAAGCTGCCATCTTTGATCACAGTGGGACGGTCAGAGTTAATCTACTGTTGAGCTTGGCGGATGGTTACCGAGTAGTGGGGAATCTGGATGCAGCTCAGCAGGTGCTAGAACAGGTGTTAGCTAAAGAAGCATTTATTAATCCCTATGGTGGTGCTTCTTCCCCCGATTGGCAAGAGGTGATCCTGGGATTAGGTCACATTGCTCAAACCCAGGGAGAACTAGACAAAGCTAAAAGTCTCTATGATCAGCTTGCTAATACCAGTCACTGCTATATCAGTGTTGGTGAAGATTTAAGGGATAGATATGAACGCGATGCACCTGAACTGGTGCGCCCAACTAAACAAGCCTGTCTGATCGGCATCAAAGCGATCTTAGAACAAGCAA
Proteins encoded in this window:
- a CDS encoding DUF928 domain-containing protein encodes the protein MRVSKSLISLVGITIATLSMTSMAGSALSFEPSGDRQVANAAAKINNVQGNLEPNLKSSAKSLPLTVTFAPRPGKDKPVNTSGAGTRGSCLTSEVTSSDFSESADSADNLTLILPAVTPALTAQARPTFMFYVPKTKAQQVEFRLFANVENELGEPQTGVYRQTIDLNNQLNGEAGIISYSLPAESPMLQLDQSYAWSVALICNQNKRSRDIVVQGAIERVELSASLASQLAQATLAQQAQLYAQDGIWYEAAAILAQLNRNDHGAGAEQLWQSLLGAQQVELEAIASNPIVVSN
- a CDS encoding Uma2 family endonuclease — its product is MAAQNIVQPTLQPPPLENGDRLSRDEFERRYSAMPQVKKAELIEGIVYMASPLRVKSHGYPHGVIMTWLGTYQIATPGVLFADNTTVQLDPDNEPQPDGLLMIEQGGQATISEDDYVVGAPELIVEVAASSAAIDMHSKLEAYQRNQVQEYLVWQIYDNTFDWFRLRDGKYAQIPANSEGIICSKIFPGLWLDKKALLTGDFAKVLAVLQQGMATPEHQGFTEQLAQT
- a CDS encoding DUF433 domain-containing protein, whose translation is MDYHHLITIEPGKRSGKPCIRGMRITVQDILEYLAGGMTEAEILADFSELTAEDITACLDFTNSN
- a CDS encoding ParA family protein; its protein translation is MIVTLLSYKGGVGKTLSAIHLAAYLAGQNATALIDGDRNRSATKWAKRGELPYPVVDEKAAAKYARNYEHLVIDTQARPNPEDLGALADVSDLVIVPTPPTAMALDATFLTLDALNSINCQNFKILLTLIPPYPSTDGKDARERLQELKLPVFAGEIRRMAVYQKAELAGALVNKVSDRRANMAWRDYQSIGSEIIDG
- a CDS encoding flotillin family protein; translation: MAIKWLPSVLSVFVSATTATSLQPNMARIGTLKSAAPVVETMAIASRVSKVGRPALTKVNPIVTKPAFVNLQSLKSDYLLLIAAVCAVALIIIIAAISVYLRLYKITPNNEAFVKTGGILKKKKEVYLFGGCLVIPGIDELTRVPLREISIDVVRTGRLAVRTQDYLRADMRVTLYVCINQNREDVLTAAARLSQEGKITPANITDALEKRADDAIRAAAKKKNIAEIDSDKLGFAQEVLNLMQQDLRKVGLTLNNIAISEIQESDTYDTNNFFDAQGVRLRTETIQRSIKQKTEVELATMKETREVELATQVAIQQRELEAEKQSLQITQEQEVATLEQRLQVEALKAQREREIQEAKDIESSSAERTKIAQDQLVEEEKIRKGLAVQQSKIDANIALEERNKKLKVAQALQQREAEIAEILRQKAVDSGRMEAQVQLAESERKAKLAQEDVAIAVANKQRESFEAEAEKATAEAAVITASELEKAERIQRLAIIAAKQEAQQIRVRDQNVIEIEAYRRRHQAEIAQQAAELEAESIRTLAIANRFKSLAEAEGLQAKVEAKNVTSSANITADLIKAIWPQLVLQLPEIMKSLAPQAGVLGDARVYSFPGANGNGAQDINQLLLSTSGLSLINTLLEDGKLGEIIGQVGKLITSNDSNAANSGSRAEPVEIEVQEDEPEVGETKAESTTSTPTVIQSSAPSVPPMPPMPPISGSNQG
- a CDS encoding OB-fold-containig protein, yielding MLIIMLFAIENLAYWLFLGMGLALFSLAIFAGGDDDLDADLDADVDIGANLDMGDIPDLDLEADLDPDTDIDPNNGFDALALLRWLGIGKVPLLLLLATDFSLVGLLGWIQNVIIGNLTGRIPTGLLAGIVFLTSVIIALLLGSVISRPLGRAFASSSEDSSSDRILGRVGTVSSATITSDRLGQIDVRDANGNLVTVTAMLPDWAGIKPKLGDAVLVIKHDHDCYQVITAGGVDQDSWLTYHRQRRDRD